The Vigna radiata var. radiata cultivar VC1973A unplaced genomic scaffold, Vradiata_ver6 scaffold_290, whole genome shotgun sequence genome has a window encoding:
- the LOC106754327 gene encoding uncharacterized protein LOC106754327 encodes MVTTRGMENPDPIQMIRDLQAQLEEQARTIATLQQELQQKKTDDAERSKEKQHDREASEDSQNHNPPPPPRSPNLLPFTDTIMQAPMPDRPPPHVEKFDGTTNPEYHLRNFVESMAFYTQSDPVKCRAFFLSLRGEALEWYYTLPPNSVDNFRTLTNMFTKQYSTNRHEEVTGAKLVNLRQGKDETLRAFMHRYNQAARRIKGASPEFIISSLPNCLKPGFVSESLYAKSPRTLEELQQKMAKFIKMEDQRISRKQQHEEHWTSVNKREGCQTLKDEIDKLIRAGHLREFVKEDFGRVGHSPRKTRRSPEHAKRKSNYSRDRSRSPPSHRSRSRPREREPIIKGRIDSISGGFAGGGASSSARKRHLRNLHSIHSVIRSPASMPDITFTNKDFHAPDPDQDDPMVITARIAQYEVSKVLVDQGSSVNILYWTTFRRMEISEDMIAPFNEQIVGFAGERE; translated from the exons ATGGTGACTACAAGAGGCATGGAGAATCCAGACCCAATCCAGATGATAAGAGACCTGCAGGCGCAGTTGGAAGAGCAAGCCCGAACCATTGCAACCTTGCAGCAGGAATTACAACAGAAAAAGACTGATGACGCCGAACgtagcaaagaaaaacaacacgACCGAGAGGCATCTGAAGACAGTCAGAATCACAATCCGCCTCCTCCCCCTCGGTCCCCAAACCTTTTGCCGTTCACCGATACCATCATGCAGGCCCCTATGCCCGATCGACCTCCACCTCACGTGGAGAAATTCGACGGTACAACGAATCCAGAATATCATTTGCGGAATTTCGTCGAGTCAATGGCCTTCTACACTCAAAGTGATCCGGTAAAATGCCGGGCGTTCTTTCTGTCACTGAGGGGAGAAGCCCTTGAATGGTACTACACCCTTCCACCAAATTCGGTAGACAATTTCCGCACGCTGACAAACATGTTCACGAAGCAATATTCCACCAACCGACATGAAGAAGTGACTGGTGCCAAACTAGTCAATCTTAGGCAGGGAAAAGACGAAACTCTCAGAGCTTTCATGCACCGATACAACCAAGCCGCCCGGAGGATAAAGGGAGCCAGTCCCGAATTCATCATCAGCAGCCTGCCCAACTGCCTAAAGCCAGGATTCGTCTCCGAAAGCCTGTACGCCAAATCGCCCCGTACGCTGGAGGAATTACAACAAAAGATGGctaaattcattaaaatggaAGACCAGAGGATCTCTCGAAAGCAACAACACGAGGAGCATTGGACAAGTGTTAACAAAAGAGAAG GCTGCCAGACTCTCAAAGATGAAATAGATAAGCTAATCCGTGCCGGACATCTTCGTGAATTTGTGAAGGAAGATTTCGGCCGTGTGGGACACTCACCCAGAAAGACACGAAGAAGCCCGGAGCATGCCAAACGAAAAAGTAATTACTCACGCGACCGTTCTCGTAGTCCTCCGAGTCACAGATCCCGCAGTAGGCCGAGAGAGCGGGAACCTATAATAAAAGGCAGGATTGACAGCATCTCAGGAGGTTTCGCCGGAGGAGGCGCCTCATCCTCAGCACGGAAGAGACACTTGAGAAATTTACATAGCATACACTCAGTGATACGCAGTCCAGCATCAATGCCAGATATTACATTCACAAACAAGGATTTTCACGCGCCAGATCCTGATCAGGATGACCCCATGGTCATCACCGCCCGCATTGCACAATACGAGGTAAGTAAAGTCCTCGTCGATCAGGGTAGTTcagttaatatattatactgGACAACTTTTCGGAGAATGGAGATTTCTGAAGATATGATTGCTCCATTTAACGAGCAAATTGTTGGCTTTGCTGGAGAGAGAGAGTAG
- the LOC106754328 gene encoding uncharacterized protein LOC106754328 produces MARPTEGFDLQLYLAASSHSISAALIQEHPDFKLIYFISRTLQGPEERYSHVEQVALALLTAARRLRPYFHSHQVVVRTNHPIAKILRKPDLAGRIVARAIELSEFGLQYEPQGSVKGQHLADFIAEAYHPEEPSIWHLNVDGSSDKRGGGAGIVLEGPGNFLVEQAIRFNFQLSNNQAEYEALVSGLLLAKELEVNHLECKMESQLVVGQLNGTFQVKDNHLLRYYHKVSDLIKSFTSFSVTHIPRSQNSRADLLSKLTHSREKSQLSSVIKTTLHKPLLEACAANVTTPRTDWRQDIIQLMIHQEQGGRLSILDSKRIARYLLVGDDLYRRGYTTPLLKCLSEEEAKYVMQELHQGICGSHSGKRMMKAKVLRAGFYWPSMEQDCATFVQKCISCQSHGHNLRIPPSE; encoded by the coding sequence ATGGCCCGTCCAACCGAGGGGTTCGATCTACAACTCTATCTAGCTGCATCCAGCCACTCGATAAGTGCAGCCCTCATCCAGGAACACCCTGATTTTAAGCTGATATATTTTATCAGCCGAACCCTACAGGGACCAGAAGAAAGATACTCTCATGTAGAGCAAGTGGCGCTCGCCTTGCTCACAGCGGCGCGACGTCTCCGGCCGTATTTTCATAGTCATCAGGTTGTCGTCCGGACGAATCATCCGATCGCCAAGATTCTTCGCAAGCCTGACTTAGCCGGCAGAATTGTGGCACGGGCGATCGAGCTGTCTGAATTTGGTTTACAGTATGAGCCTCAAGGTTCTGTTAAGGGTCAGCACTTAGCCGACTTCATAGCAGAAGCGTACCATCCGGAAGAACCCAGCATTTGGCATCTCAATGTAGATGGGTCTTCTGACAAAAGAGGAGGCGGCGCCGGCATAGTGTTAGAAGGTCCAGGCAATTTTCTAGTTGAACAGGCAATTCGCTTTAACTTCCAACTCAGCAACAATCAGGCGGAATATGAGGCTCTCGTTAGTGGCTTGCTATTGGCCAAAGAGCTGGAAGTCAATCATCTGGAGTGCAAAATGGAATCTCAGCTGGTTGTGGGCCAACTTAATGGCACTTTTCAGGTTAAGGACAACCATTTGCTGCGATATTATCACAAGGTCAGTGATTTGATCAAATCATTCACCAGCTTTTCTGTGACTCATATACCCCGATCACAAAATTCCCGGGCGGATCTATTGTCAAAATTGACTCATTCTCGAGAAAAATCCCAACTATCTTCAGTGATTAAAACGACGCTGCACAAGCCTTTGTTGGAAGCATGTGCCGCTAACGTGACTACACCACGAACTGACTGGCGGCAAGATATAATACAACTCATGATTCATCAGGAACAGGGAGGACGACTCAGCATACTTGATTCTAAACGAATCGCCCGTTACTTGTTAGTGGGAGATGACCTCTACCGGCGCGGTTACACTACCCCATTGCTAAAATGCTTATCGGAGGAGGAGGCAAAATACGTTATGCAAGAGTTACATCAGGGGATTTGCGGTTCACATTCAGGAAAAAGGATGATGAAAGCTAAAGTTCTACGAGCCGGATTCTACTGGCCCTCTATGGAACAAGATTGTGCAACCTTCGTACAGAAATGCATCTCATGTCAGTCCCATGGACATAACTTACGAATTCCGCCTTCGGAATAG